In Phoenix dactylifera cultivar Barhee BC4 chromosome 11, palm_55x_up_171113_PBpolish2nd_filt_p, whole genome shotgun sequence, the following are encoded in one genomic region:
- the LOC103709363 gene encoding reticulon-like protein B6 — protein sequence MPRIKYASDSDEQQPTFTTSRSRLGHHSSLHELLGGGRVADILLWRNKHLSAAILAGATLIWSLFAVAEYHFATLLCHISMMAMLVVFIRSNMPYLFDRSPFKIPQVILSQRDIKEVALAFQGRLNHFISIFHDIARGKDLKQFLLAMASLWILSVVGSYCSFISLLYLCFLCIHILAALYERNEYEVNRLATKGSQDLRKLYMTLDSKVLGKIPRGPVKEKKFK from the exons ATGCCTCGCATCAAGTATGCTTCAGATTCCGATGAGCAGCAACCAACATTCACCACCTCTAGAAGCCGTCTTGGCCACCACAGTTCTCTCCATGAACTCTTAGGTGGAGGAAGAG TTGCGGACATCTTGCTATGGCGGAACAAACATTTATCGGCGGCAATTTTGGCTGGGGCCACGTTGATATGGTCTCTTTTTGCGGTGGCCGAATACCATTTCGCCACCCTTCTGTGCCACATCTCCATGATGGCCATGCTTGTGGTCTTCATCCGGTCTAATATGCCGTATCTGTTCGATCG GTCTCCTTTCAAGATCCCTCAAGTAATTTTGTCGCAACGTGACATCAAGGAAGTTGCACTAGCCTTCCAGGGCAGACTCAATCACTTCATTTCCATCTTCCATGACATTGCTCGCGGAAAAGACCTCAAGCAATTCCTATTG GCCATGGCTTCCCTTTGGATATTGTCAGTGGTAGGAAGTTATTGCAGCTTCATCAGCCTCTTGTATCTCT GCTTTCTGTGCATTCATATCCTGGCAGCTTTATATGAGAGAAACGAGTACGAAGTCAATCGTCTAGCTACCAAGGGAAGCCAAGACCTCAGGAAACTCTACATGACGCTGGATTCCAAGGTTCTCGGGAAGATTCCAAGGGGCCCAGTCAAGGAgaagaaattcaaataa